The genomic stretch GATGCAATCTCACTGAACACATACTATTTTCCATGTGCTGTATGCTTGTTCCCTCAATTACCAATTGTTTCTAGAAGCCAAAAACTCTGATCTTCTCTCAAAATCTGTTTAATTAAACCCCTAAAGTCCGTCATTTCCACTTAATACGAGTAGTTAAGCGAGCTGGATTTGAACCTCAACACGCACATACTGAACCATGATGACCTTAAGAATCGACAAAGACATGCTACTGACATTTTAGGTACCTAATCACCATATTTCGAAAGGGATAGGAAAAAGGGTCGACTTGCTCTTGCTTCACAAGTCACTCCTAAGTGGGCGAGGACGATGAAGCTTGAACTCACCTTCGAATTATATTGTCTGGAGATGGACTCGAATGACTAAACCCTTAACGTTATCTTTTGGCATGTGGAGTTAGTCATGAGAAAAATTACTCGTGCTTTTATAGATTCATCGGAAGTTTATGTGCCCACTTGCTTTTTCTTGAAAACAGCATCgctaagaagaagaaaaaaaagaatagagatgtgacaaaaatgaacctTTCTCTCGGTAACAAATCAACTTCCATATAAATCATGCTCAATGACCTAGGTAATGACACCTATGAACTTAAAGTTGCCTACCCTACATGTTTGTTCTAGTGATGGAGGCAGATGGGGTCGGATTGGGATCAACACCAATTTGCAATCGGGTTTCGAATTGCATGACGGGCCGAGGCACCCATGTGGAAAATCCTATAGGATTTGAAACGGATtcagggtttagggtttaatgGGAGGCCCTCCTGATAAACCGTAACCATCTAGTTATATTACTGAAGAAgatcatttcttttccttcggaGTACATTCGATGATATGAGAAATCATACAATACAAGAATGGTTAtttaacaaaacaaagaaaagaaaaacaataaaaaaattaagtataaAATATAACACgtaattcgaaatttttttggcctaagataaaatcatgagaatgtaatcatttttcaaatgagacgcaaacatcggaaaatattttcagtcacatatcaccaaataaaggaaaacaaaatatttcctgaaaaatcatttctttctttttcatggaattttttttgggaaattgtgCACCCTTATCAGTAAATTCATAATAAACTCGTGATGCGTATAATAAAAATTTGTCGCTCACTTGATCGTTATAATATCTATCCACCTACTTACTTGATAAAAGgcttgtttgtttaaaattCAAAGGCAAGAGTAAAGATTacatcaaaatttgaaatatcatTCTAACTTTAAATAATACAAACCGATAATATATAAACTTTAGGTGTCAATAATTTGCGTGTTGTGAAGATtttaatcatttcaaatttaaCAAAAGTCAAAGAGCTTTTAATTACGAGATTTTAAGGTAAGTTGACAGGAATCACTTCATCGGGTCGAATGCGCACATCAAGCATATGAGCGAAAACGGAATTTGCAAGAGAAATTCCAAATGTTACGTGTAGATACCGTATATGAGTACAATAAGATGCAAGACGTGATTAGAACAAGAGACGTCcaaattaaaaagggaaaaagaaagagagaagtacGATCCCGCCATTAAAAGGAAAGTATAGAGCAAGGGAATAGGTATGGTCTTAAAGAGTACTGGCTGGAAGGCCCAGCATACAGATGGGCCAGGCCCAGCAAGAGGCCTATTGGAGAAAGAAGGCATCGAAagaaatcttttgtaattgatttTCACTGATAACGAAAGAGCATAGGAGTTTCAATTGTTGTGAGAACCAAGGTTCACCAGAAACTTACCATATCTAAAACGACGAATTTTGGTCTCACCTTCGACTACGAATACAACTTCGTACATTGACGAGACCAATCGACCGTACATACGTCGTAAGTTAATTCCATGAAACATAAAATTAAGGTCGTTTCTACCCAAATTTCATTGTCAGGGACTAGATTCCATTACATAGATCTATTGAAGAGACCTTATGTAGCTCATAGTTTTAGTCAAGCCCAAAAAGGTGGTCATTTGTCAATGTCACCGGGCTGAATTATTTTGGGCCTCTGAGTTGAGTTCCAGGCAATTGCTAATCCGCGCAGCTTGGTTTTATGTGTATAGCTAAAACTCACATCCCTTCGAATCAAACCAAACGAGTGAGATCAGAGAGCTCAGAAAGCATATTTTATAATCTACTGTGAGTGATGATGCCATCATGATAGTTCCTGCGTTGGAGATGGAAAACCATCTTTCGTGCGGCCTTAAAACTGAAGTTTGAAAAGTTAAAGGGCGTCAATCGGTTTGGCCGTGCAGGAGTCTCACTGCCCGATACCTTCACCCAGGGAGATTGCCAAGAGAGAACTCAAGTTCGAGCTcatcaatatatccagttgaactcacattcactcaaaaacttaatcTAATGAGTTATAGGCCAATTAGAATATATTAACCGCTACATACCACATTAATTCTCTGATATGTGACTTCTCCGACACAATTCATGCATATTGTCTCTAGTTTATGACCGATGCTAAGACTTGCGCTCAAAGGGCCAAGCAGAGGAAGTCTCCGCTTACGACTTTATTTTCTCGTAGCTCCTTTCTTTGGAGAAGACAATTTTTTCTGTGTCTTTGGTGGGAAGAGATGATGCAATCTCACTGAACACATACCATTTTCCAATGTATTATACTCGTTCCCTTAATTACCAACTGTTTCTAGAAGCCAAAAACGCTCATCTTCTCCCTAAACTTATTTAATTAACCTCCAAAGTCCGTCGTTTCCACTTGATACGAGTGGTTAAACTTATCATAATGAGCTGATTTTGAACCTCAACACGCACATACTGAACCGTGATGACCTTAAGAATTGACAAAGACATGCTACTAACATTTTAGGTACCTAATCACCATATTTCGAAACGTATATGAAAAAGGGTCGACCTGCTCTTGCTTCGCAAGCTGCTCTATGTGGCAAAGAGACGAAGCTTGAAACTCACCTTCAATTTATATTGTCTGGAGATAGACTCGAATGACTAAACTCTAACATTATCTTTTGGCAAGTGGAGTTAGCCATGAAGTAACGTTACTCGCGCATGTATAGATTCACCCATAAGTTTATGTACCCACGTGCCTTTATCCAAACTGATCTAAAAATCCTCGACAGTCATATAGTATATATGTGTAATTTTCACTTGTGGGGTATATAATAACCGGGAGCTGCTAGTCCGACAATCTAACAATATTGTCGGAtattttttaccacacgatttcccaattaatgagtgctttatgcaaaacgcGCGGGGATGATGTATAGATTTACAATTGAGATTGTATCATCTCTGACGATCTTGTTAGGAAAACCTTTCCCATAATAACTACATCCCCCCCCTTGTTTTATGCATTCGGCAGATTTTCCCAATAGAGATATGACAAAAATGAACCTTTCCCTCAACCAGagatggtgaggtcgagcctcgccaatGGTCCATGAGGGTGAGCTTTGCCAAAGGCTGGCgatcggctggaggaagaaggaagggaagaaaaaaaggaggagaaagaaaagtaaaaacgaataaaaaataaaataaaaattcgtaaaaatattataataatatcaTATATtctccatgtcagcgattttcggctaaaattggctggataaactgaattgtcacaaatgcaaaagctttaaaattgaattaacataattgcaatacatttaggactttttttatgatttttccagtCAACTTTCATACAAATCATGTTGGACATAGTTAGGTATTGAGTTAGGAGGAGGATCCCTATACTTAATGTTGCTTAGTTATATGTTTGTTCTAGGGATGGAGGCAGATGGGGTTAAATCAGGTCTGAGGCACCCGCTAGGAAAATCCTATAGGATTTAGAACGGGTTTGAGGTTTAATCGGCACGCCTTCCCCCGTAACCATCTAGTTATATTGCTAGAAAATATCATTTCTTTTCCTCAATAGGACATTAGATTATATGATAAATCATCTAATACACGAATAATTATTtactaaaaaagaacaaattaagGCACCATTCGTttcgtgaaaaagaaaaactttcaagaaaatattttctagatttctCGGGGTTTGgttcatggaaaataaatgagCCAAGGAAAACATTCTATACtcacgaaaagaaaaataccttcaaaagtgaagaaaatatttcctctcttcgagaagaggaaaaaaaaaatttcatctttcCTTCTCCACTCTTtcacattattttctttttaattagttttaatttcatttttattttatttttaaaaaataaatgaactttttttctcttttctcttttcttttgtattttcccttcttctttagcCGGTCGCTGGCCATGGTCAAGGCCGTGCGACTGGTCGCAGGTGAGCGAGGTTGAGCCGAGTCTCGCCAACCTCgccaaatctgaaatttttattatttttcataaaaatattgttCACAAACACCTCGCCATATTTCGCCAACCACTCAGGATTTGGGACGTGAGCTCTCTTCCAAGCTGGTTCCACCGTCATCCCGAGTTTGTTCTCCCATCTCTTTCAAAAGCGTCGCTAGTGCCGCACGCGCTCGGGCACAAAGGTCGCCGCTgtctgaattttcttttcacgAGACCACGCTTTGACCATTCCTGCTGGGCGACTTAATCCCAAACCGTGCTTAACCAAAAAGAGAGGAACATGTAAAGGTTGAACACGTAAAAGCAGTGGGAGTCGAGAGTCATTCATCCAATCTCCAACCCCGACTCAATTGAAAATTCTACGAAATGGGTTTTTCCAGCGTTACTCTGTCAAATCAGCCCCCCATGAAGAGGTACCTAATTGTATCCTCGTAACTCAAAAATTACAACATTAATTTATCTCTCGCATAACGTGACGGGCTGAGATAAAATTATTtactaaattaaatatattttttataaaaaatttaacggACAAAAGCACTTTTTTGAATGGACAACACTTGTCCTGATCGATAATGTGTACAGGTATAGTAACGTAAACAAGACTTGTTTTAATTTAGTAAATGTCTCGAGGGCTCTTAGCCAGTATGCCTGTCAAGGAAGTATTAGTTTCGTTACAACCGAGAAACATAATTAATAGTTTCCCATAAATACAGATTGTTAACCAAATCCTAGATAAGTATTGTTTTTGTCATCGCATaagttcctttttgtttttttgtttttcccttttttgctaGTCATATCAAGGCAACTGCCAGAAGGCTCGGGTGTTATAGCTCACACACATGCCcgccgagagagagaagagagacagGGAGGGCAGAGACGCCATCCCTGCATGAACACCGCCATGCTCGCGTTTCTCCGGCGTCGTCGCTccgctctcctcctcctcctcctcctcctcctcttcttcacgCTTGCAACCGTCTCTCGTTCTGAGCCTCAGCCTCCGGACTACGGTGATGCACTCGCGAAGAGCCTCCTCTACTTCGAGTCGCAGCGCTCTGGCCGTCTGCCCCACAACCAGCACGTCGCCTGGCGCGACCACTCCGGCCTCACCGATGGCCTTGAACAAGGGGTTCGTCCTAAATTCAATCCAACCAATGCCATCAAATCTTCTTTCCATCTTTTTCCACCTTTCCATATGGGCTGCGCATTGAATGAATAGAATTGACGGGTTCTGGGTTCTGTTGAAATGCAAAAGGTGGACCTGGTCGGAGGATACTACGACGCCGGCGACAATGTTAAGTTCGGCCTCCCGATGGCGTTCACCATCACAATGCTGTCGTGGGGGGTGATCGAGTACGGCCAACAGATCGCCGGCGCTGGCGAGTTGGCCCGCGCGCTCGAGGCCATCAAATGGGGCACCGATTACTTCATCAAAGCCCACACCCACCCCAACGTCCTCTGGGCTCAGGTATAATATATTTTGTCTCCCCCATTTCCTTtcataatttcttcttttctgttttcaatAAATTGTCGCGGTTTGTCAGGTCGTTTATGAATCGAGTCGATCATAATCATAATGTTTTGTAAATagcggaaaaggaaaaatcgacaACCGCATACATATGATTAGCCTATTTAGGTAGATTCGGTCCACAAAATGTCAGATTTTGCAAACGTTAGGTGGTTTCCAAACACACTTGCGTCCTTTGATTAATTGGGTTCAGGGGAATTAATTAAtgacaggtttttttttttcactattaaGGTGGGGGATGGGGACACGGACCACTACTGCTGGCAGCGGCCGGAGGACATGACGACGTCCCGGCAGGCGTACAAAGTGGACGAGAACAACCCTGGGTCAGAAATTGCCGGCGAGACGGCGGCGGCAATGGCGGCGGCCTCCATCGTGTTTAGGGAAACAAACCCACATTACTCCCACCTGCTATTGCACCACGCCCAGCAGGTACATTGACACCGTTATAGCGACATATGTTGAGCGTGGGCGATACTGCTAGCTGGTAAACCACATTATACCAAAAACGGTTTGCGTTTAGGTGAACCGTAGCATTACAGCGCGGACCGCACCGTGCTCTCTTACTCTTTCTTTAATGAAGTGAGTTTGTTAAATTGTTGGTGGGCCGTGCAGTTGTTCGAGTTTGGAGACAAGAGGAGGGGGAAGTACGACGCGAGCGTGGCGGCGGCGAAGGGGTACTACCCGTCGGTGAGCGGGTACAATGACGAGCTGTTGTGGGCTGCTCTGTGGCTCTACAAGGCCACCGACAGCGTCGGCTACTTGTCCTACGCGCTGGACAACGCGGTGTTGCTTGGTGGGATCACCTGGGCCATCGCCGAGTTCAGCTGGGACATCAAGTTCGCCGGCGTCCAAATCCTCGCCTCCATGGTATGCCCCTctacctctctctcttcgtcttTAGTGCTGCATTAACTCTTGATTGATCGAAGTTTCGCATCGGATATCGGGTGCAGTTGCTGATGGACGACGGAGCGAAACACGAGCCGCACAGGCGAATCCTGGAACGGTACCGTTCCAAGGCCGAGCACTACTTGTGCGCTTGCCTCAACAAGAACAACGGGACCAACGTGCGCCGCACCCCGGGAGGCTTACTGTACGTCCGCAAGTGGAACAACATGCAGTACGTGTCGGGCGCGGCGTTCCTGCTGTCGGCCTACTCCGATCACCTCCGGGCGGCGAACCAGACGCTCGGCTGCGGCAGAGAACGGGTGGGCCCGCGGGAGCTCCTCCGCCTGGCGAAGTCGCAGGTCGACTACATCCTCGGCGACAACCCGCGGGGCGCGAGCTACTTGGTGGGGTACGGCGATAAGTACCCTCAGAGAGTGCACCACCGGGGCGCGTCCATCCCGCCGTACAGGAAGAGCAAGGGATTCATCGGGTGCATGCAGGGGTACTACGACTGGTTCGGACGGCGCGACCCGAACCCGAACGTGCTGGTCGGGGCGCTGGTGGGCGGGCCCGACGACATGGACCGGTTCAGGGACGAAAGGAAGAATTTTATGCAGACGGAAGCGTGTACTTACAACACAGCGACTTTGGTGGGGGCATTGGCTAGATTGAGTAGCTTAGAATTGGGCGATGAGGGTGTGAACTCCTCTAACCGGTCATCCCGAgccttaatttgaaaaattagcttTTGGTGCTTCAAGCTGTATACATGTTCATTTACACACCGATAAATTCCAAATTAGAGaaataaagacaaaaaattgagccaaaaaaaataaataaagacaaattaatttattatccacatgctctctctctctctctctctctctctctctctcatgtgtgATTACTAAGTTGTATTAAATTGATGATGTTGCCAAGAAAGTTTTACgagagtacttttttttttaaatgctttCTCGACGATCTAGCAAtactgtcaattattttttaccgcagatccacacaccatcaccacATGTTTTGCACAAAGCAccgattaattaaaaaattgtggagtcaaaaataatgacaatcATCACAAACCGCCATGCCAgcggctttctttctttttttattgcatttGCAATGTTTATAGGAAATCTTATTTCTCTGTTTTCCTCGTTAGGCTAGACAACGGTTTTATAAATCTTAGGGATGATCGATTCCCATCATAGAGTTGAGAAACGGACCAAACCGGATGGATTTTCAGTTTGTGGAACCGAGAATCAACCTTGTCCACCACCCAAGAACCGaaggtgcttttttttttttttttttttgttctttcatgatTAGAGCATATTAATTCTTGCTGTGCATGATCGGACTTCTAACGTTGGAATTTGATAATCCGGAACTTATTTTTTGTATCCCATCCTGGAGTTGAGAATCGGATCGGACCGAATAGATTTCCAATTTGTGAAACCGAGAACCGGaggtgccttttttttttttttaggttataaTTCTTCGTGATTAGAGTATATTAATTCTTGTTGTGGATGATCAGACTTCTAATGTTGGAATTTGATAATCTACGACTTATTTTTTGTCAAGTTAATGTGATACTTAGCATGTTTTCCTTGtcgtaaatatatatatatatatagtttctTCCGACTTTTGGAGTTCGGCTTTGGATATGAGTAGAAATTTCACAAGGCATATTGTCTCTGCCCCTAATGCAGCTTCAATtctaatattataaaaaaaaaaaacttagaaaagaaaaggaaatgaaggcATATGGTCTAATCCGGTTCCGTGAACCGGATTGATTATTATCAGCTCCAAATTTTGGGAATTTGGAATCATCTAAAATCAAAGGTATCAGTTCGACTCCCGAGTTGAATCAGACCGGCGGTTACACTAGAGATTCAAGTTCCGATGTCCTCCTGCTCATCAAATTTGCATATGCCCTTGAAGCAATatctttgaatttattttttttggatcatatGCGGAATAGCAGTTCATCGATAATGGAAGAAgtgttgatttttttcaaattcgtCATTGAAAAGGTCCAGCATAATGTACGCGGGTCTTGTCAATGTCTGCTGCTAAAACACTCTTAACATTATATTAAGActccgttcgtttcgcgaaaattaTCTTCCCGAGAAAATGTTTTCGGAGTTTCCCGACATTTGGTTTatggaaaattaaatttatgtgtGACACAAACGAGATATCACCTTGTTTGAATGCTTGACGAGTCGGATTACGTGTCCACGTTCTGTGATCGATGTTGTCCCGTGCTTGTGCGACATGATTTATCCCGAATGATGAACAAACAACGTCCTAGGAGGCAGAAGGAACTCGAACTAGTCCAACTCCGCAGAGATTCGGGCAGCTTTTTCTCCTTAAATCCCTTACTTCATCAACTTCGTGCTTCCGTATGTTGCGGCTCCAAGAATCCCCAGAAATCCGAAAATGCAAATCATCATCCACGCTCTCTTCGTGCCCAATGGAaattgcgtttttttttttaaattaatatttttttgggcgatttttttgtttccttaatTTTGATATTTGTATGTTTAATAATTCACCTGCAAATGCAATACTTTAAAATCGGtgctattgatttttttttttttttaagtatagaAACCAAACATTTTCTATTAAAGCTGTAGCGCCGACAGATTAGTTGATCGTCCTAGGATTTCTCAGTCTCTTTCCTCAACTAAAAGtatgtgatttgatttggtCGTAACAATTGACAGCGTCGACTTATCCCATTTCTCATCCATTCACGCGCCATCCTCAGCGCGTGTCCGGGGTTATTCCTTTTGGCGGCACGGGCGATGTCGGTCGGGTTGTCCGGAGTCAGGCCTTTTGAGCTCGGAATCACTGGGCCACAAGGGATTGgactgggcctgggcctgggctcAACTTACAATGGGCTCGTGATCTTCCAATTGGCCATCCAAAGGAAATTCAGAGGTACAATTGCTTAATTAAATCGGTCaaatttggaaattaaaaaagttgGTCAACTTGTACCagctgaacaaaaaaaaaaaaaaatccgcacAATTCAGAACGGCTcatgaagataaaaaaatatggacGAAATTTTActcgaaggaaaaaaaaatttctcgcaTGTGTAAGTCTCCATATTTGCCACGCAACAAGTTTACAAACCATAAGCCACGTGACAAGTCCTTTTACGTTAAGTGATATGTGATCACAGCTTTGACCTCGCCTTATTTCGCCACAGCAGTATATCAAATAGTTATAGGACGTCATAGGTGATTAAATATAATATAGTTGGTCGCCATTGGACATCTTAGATTAGCGCTTTTTGACCTCGCCTTGTTTCTGAATTTTGGAGTAATTTCATAGGTAGTGCTCtttttatttcgcgaaaaacgaTTAAGTTATATATAGCTACTATcgtttgcaaaaataaatgatgaatttcACGGAAGTTTTAAGATATAATTTGTTATGGATaacaagtattttttatgaaataattattttgaaatGTACGAGCAATTATTTTAATGAAATGctatttaaatcaatttttttggcgATCGTGTTGCTGACGTGGCAATGGCAATTCCTCATTGGTTAATTAGCGAATGGAGTCAACGAGTCAAAAGTCAAAACCTTTCCTCGTCTCTTTCATCTGCGTTGCCCTTCTTCCACATCCAAGCTAGGGTTTTTGTCAATCTTCGAAGCCCCCCGTCTCCCTCTCTGTCTCAGTCTCGGTCTCACTCTCAGCTCAATCGCTTCTCGCATTCAACGTCTCGAGGAAAGAGATGGATTCTGGTGGAGCTGATGCTGCTAGAATCCTCAGCGAAATCAAAGGTCTGAAGGCGACGAAGAGCGACATAGAGGCCAAGATTTCTGCTCTCGAAGCTCAGCTCAAGGACTTGAACTGCCGGAACGACGCAGTCTCCAGCAACGGATCGTGTCCTCTGGCAACTAGCCTCGATTCGGGGCTCGGACACGGCCTCTCGCCCGAAATGATCCATAGATACAGCCGTCAGCTTTTGCTCCCTTCTTTTGGAGTTCAAGGTTCATTCTACCTCGAATTCGTATGCTCGAGAAATGATTGCAAGATAGAGCTATTTGGCGATTCTATTGCAGTCGATGGATGGCTTTTGATTTGTTGCGAATTGGTTATAATTTTTTCGCTCCTCTTAATTTGCGCAGCGCAGTCGAATCTCTTGAAGTCGTCGATTTTAGTGGTTGGAGCTGGAGGATTGGGATCGCCGGCTCTGTTATATCTTGCGGCTTGTGGAGTAGGTTTGTTATGTTTACTGACTAGTTATTACAGTTCTTCAGTTTGTTTGATCCTAGGCGTAAATTTACTGGTTCAAACGAAGCGGCAATATCTTGGGGAAGGGGAAGATGCGGGGTAGAGGAATCGGTCAACTCGTCAGGCACATGACCTGAATAACTACACTGTAGCTCTGTAGTTTTGTGTGTGCTGAACTCAATATGTTTGGTGGTTAAATCCAGGTCGGTTGGGTATTGTCGACAATGACGAGGTCGAGCTTAATAATATGCACAGGCAGGTACATGCTGTAATTTCTTGAGCAGTCACAATCGCGTTTGcgcattttctttcttggctGTTTTCGCTGTTGTGAGTTTGTGACATGACGTCCTTCCTTTTGCTACACTTAACTGTAGATTATCCACACCGAAGCATATATAGGCAGGTTGAAGGTCGagtctgctgctgctgcttgtcGTGCGTACGTGACACCGCCGgctcttttctgttcttttctccGAAATTTCATATGCTGTATTTTGATGGGAATTTTATTGTATTCTGATAAGGTATTGATATGATTTCAGCATCAACTCAACTGTCCAGATTGTTGAACACAAAGAGGCTTTACGCACTTCCAATGCCTTGGAAATCTTGAGCAAGTATGCCTGAAGTGATAATATGCTATTTTGACATTATATTTTCACATTCAACTTTtgtgtcttttttctttctcacttcTCGGTGATTGAAGTAtcttgattttcatgtctattGTGCTTGCTAGGTATGATGTTGTGGTAGATGCAACGGATAATGCTCCAGGCCGGTACATGATCAGTGATTGCTGTGTGGTGTTGGGGAAGGTATATTGGCTTTTTGTCAGGCCTGTGATTGCTTTTCCTTGACAAAGACACCAAGTCAccagttttttttgttttttgggttgaaaCCAAGTCACCAGCTGCCTTCTATCGGTTGGCTGCCTTTTTCCGTGAAAATTGAAATGTCCCTAGCAGAGAGGAGGTTTATAGCTTTATACTCGTCATCTACCAGAATAAATCTTCCTATGATACTTGCACCTAAGAAATGTAAATGTAACAATATTAATGCTCCTTGATAATTGAGCTGAGGTATCGCAATATGAGCTTCGTACTTCTTCTGGGTTTATCGATTGGGCATGTTGATTGGACATAGAGAAGCAAGTCAATCTTTTTTGTGCCTAGCATTCTAGCTGTAATTATGATAAGTTGCTTCTTTTGAAAGTGCAGCCTCTTGTATCAGGTGCTGCACTGGGATTGGAGGGGCAGGTAAGCTCAGCAGCTACTTCAATACAAATTTctgaattgcattttttttccctcaaaaggACCAGAAACATTATTGCTTGTGAGACTAACAGAAACCAAAATTATCTGTGTACAGCTCTCAGTTTATAACTACAATGGAGGTCCGTGCTACCGATGTTTGTTTCCTACTCCACCACCGACAACAGCATGCCAGCGATGTTCTGACAGTGGAGTTCTAGGAGTAGGTAAGTGGCCTCAATTGGTGGCTTGTGGAATTTCCTGTTCATTCTTGGAAGTATGGTCTCGAGTGGAGATTGTATTTTCCGCATTCTCCTATTAGTGGTCATTAATGGAGATAAGATCTTTAGGGAAACAGCATTCTTTTCCATTGTTAATAGTTAAGATCTTGAGCGTGATTCCTTAATGTGAATTTTTCAGTACCGGGTATCATTGGCTGTCTTCAGGCACTCGAGGCAATAAAGATTGCAAGTGCAGTTGGCGAACCACTAGTGGGAAGGATGCTTTTGTTTGATGCTT from Rhodamnia argentea isolate NSW1041297 chromosome 2, ASM2092103v1, whole genome shotgun sequence encodes the following:
- the LOC115749949 gene encoding endoglucanase 11-like — protein: MNTAMLAFLRRRRSALLLLLLLLLFFTLATVSRSEPQPPDYGDALAKSLLYFESQRSGRLPHNQHVAWRDHSGLTDGLEQGVDLVGGYYDAGDNVKFGLPMAFTITMLSWGVIEYGQQIAGAGELARALEAIKWGTDYFIKAHTHPNVLWAQVGDGDTDHYCWQRPEDMTTSRQAYKVDENNPGSEIAGETAAAMAAASIVFRETNPHYSHLLLHHAQQLFEFGDKRRGKYDASVAAAKGYYPSVSGYNDELLWAALWLYKATDSVGYLSYALDNAVLLGGITWAIAEFSWDIKFAGVQILASMLLMDDGAKHEPHRRILERYRSKAEHYLCACLNKNNGTNVRRTPGGLLYVRKWNNMQYVSGAAFLLSAYSDHLRAANQTLGCGRERVGPRELLRLAKSQVDYILGDNPRGASYLVGYGDKYPQRVHHRGASIPPYRKSKGFIGCMQGYYDWFGRRDPNPNVLVGALVGGPDDMDRFRDERKNFMQTEACTYNTATLVGALARLSSLELGDEGVNSSNRSSRALI
- the LOC115750003 gene encoding adenylyltransferase and sulfurtransferase MOCS3; translation: MDSGGADAARILSEIKGLKATKSDIEAKISALEAQLKDLNCRNDAVSSNGSCPLATSLDSGLGHGLSPEMIHRYSRQLLLPSFGVQAQSNLLKSSILVVGAGGLGSPALLYLAACGVGRLGIVDNDEVELNNMHRQIIHTEAYIGRLKVESAAAACRAINSTVQIVEHKEALRTSNALEILSKYDVVVDATDNAPGRYMISDCCVVLGKPLVSGAALGLEGQLSVYNYNGGPCYRCLFPTPPPTTACQRCSDSGVLGVVPGIIGCLQALEAIKIASAVGEPLVGRMLLFDALSGRIRIVKIRGRSLHCEVCGENATFTRQQFQEFDYEKFTQSPLSASAPPKLNLLSGDSRISSKDYNERLKNGEVHILVDVRPEHHFRIVSLPNSLNIPLSTLEKRLAEISSALREAEGQRDASLYVICRRGNDSQRAVNYLHDIGFTSAKDIIGGLESWARDVDPSFPTY